One segment of Streptomyces sp. NBC_00576 DNA contains the following:
- a CDS encoding DUF6415 family natural product biosynthesis protein, whose product MTVKRQVEILDAEHTRAMRDSAVRFIDEPSLPRYEDVQRYGHAFHRDLWRLIPRIQQLTGYIREGDVQAKAALAGVGEAHRRLDEIERAGLSGEFERVKRLARSVVALCDHHENLTRSTS is encoded by the coding sequence ATGACGGTCAAGCGGCAAGTCGAAATCCTGGACGCAGAGCACACAAGGGCGATGCGCGACTCGGCGGTCCGGTTCATCGACGAACCGTCGTTGCCCCGGTACGAGGACGTGCAGCGCTATGGTCACGCCTTCCACCGCGACCTGTGGCGGCTGATCCCACGCATCCAGCAGCTCACCGGGTACATCCGCGAGGGCGACGTGCAGGCAAAGGCGGCGCTGGCCGGTGTCGGCGAAGCCCACCGTCGGCTCGACGAGATCGAACGTGCGGGACTGAGCGGCGAGTTCGAGCGAGTCAAGCGACTCGCCCGCTCCGTCGTGGCCCTCTGCGATCACCACGAGAACCTCACCAGGTCG
- a CDS encoding DUF6879 family protein, which yields MARRLRFNGTDSKNGSCPAIHEDLDSGQVIVQGEQLTDLEDLAQLRHFGPADAAVVVPRELIVNHGPKEIDRVPKLIDLAEFRRLFETFEHTAWRLETRKGYSSDREDPTYAEFVETGGITLDYDDEWSQNIRTQTEAGKTIGRVRIVDQQPTTGQLFLLTDAPRNAAAGEDMRYLWRSDAEAQRLPAEDFWIFDSRLIVLLNFDDDDVLHDVEVITEPAEVLRYCQVRDAAMHHAVPYDQFAAQLSANG from the coding sequence GTGGCACGACGACTGCGTTTCAACGGCACGGACAGCAAGAACGGCTCTTGCCCAGCCATCCACGAGGATCTCGACTCCGGGCAGGTCATCGTCCAGGGCGAGCAGCTCACCGATCTCGAGGACCTTGCCCAGCTCCGGCACTTCGGCCCCGCAGACGCGGCGGTCGTCGTACCGAGGGAACTCATCGTCAACCACGGCCCCAAGGAGATCGACCGAGTGCCCAAGTTGATCGACCTGGCCGAGTTCCGGCGGCTCTTCGAGACGTTCGAGCACACGGCCTGGCGCCTGGAGACCCGCAAGGGCTACTCATCGGACCGCGAGGACCCCACCTACGCCGAGTTCGTCGAGACCGGCGGCATCACCCTCGACTACGACGACGAGTGGTCGCAGAACATCCGCACCCAGACCGAGGCAGGCAAGACCATCGGCCGCGTGCGGATTGTCGACCAACAGCCCACCACCGGCCAGCTCTTCCTGCTCACCGACGCTCCGCGCAACGCAGCGGCCGGGGAGGACATGCGATACCTGTGGCGCAGCGACGCCGAAGCGCAGCGGCTTCCCGCCGAAGATTTCTGGATCTTCGACAGCCGGTTGATCGTCCTGCTGAACTTCGACGACGATGACGTCCTCCACGACGTCGAGGTGATCACGGAGCCTGCGGAGGTGCTCCGGTACTGCCAGGTTCGGGATGCCGCGATGCATCACGCCGTACCGTACGACCAGTTCGCGGCGCAGCTCAGCGCGAACGGATAG